The following proteins are encoded in a genomic region of Corylus avellana chromosome ca4, CavTom2PMs-1.0:
- the LOC132179262 gene encoding protein WVD2-like 7 isoform X3 produces MAGEIDESYSFSFQQADSLHSGSISFGRFENEPLSWERRSSFSHNKYLEEVEKCSKPGSVIEKKAYFEAHFRKKGLLCPNSSDCHNDGEYQTGEKDVLESREQFEHVNEGSHYALFDESPNGSEYHGEYEVTGCEMKNPGFSFSVPQMESALNNADVLVDYVNAEETRQVEIDCDKFLSVNDGPEITIDHSPNGDAVKADKSYKSIANFEPGIEENQNFDCDTVNAEKSSKGTDPSPKTGPAVTVDITSLEHSPNPSPKLRAATETKPSKPRVKSQANVVRVKRDISGASSKDPPKKPSRKERENSLGNNLEKNSARVDVQTTHAVHRTPILEDSRSRKAKLIHDNKSGEKESRRKKVGESQSSSTKTEPSGHQRGNRLDHTVNSTKADAKLGAAVFSFKSDERAERRKELEKKMHAKEAEINQIQAKTQEKTEAEIKQFRRSLNFKAMPMPSFYHVAVSPGSDGKKAVLSNNKCNKAQTKSTSPGSRAAAGSKSCSKAGNDQALYTSESVNTTEPLDASNETNCPTAEHSEGSAISQTPSTNRSYFPEATAGNEVVGRKEREKEKDTGLHKGCVSESHKVTKGQRIEGKQRVGAQTSSNELARKDMKHVGIGSRSRMGNLAVGVAS; encoded by the exons ATGGCGGGAGAGATTGATGAATCGTATAGCTTTAGCTTTCAG CAGGCAGATTCTCTACACTCTGGTTCTATATCATTTGGAAGGTTTGAAAATGAACCCTTATCTTGGGAGAGGAGATCATCTTTCTCACACAACAAGTACCTTGAAGAGGTTGAGAAATGCTCAAAACCGGGTTCAGTTATTGAGAAGAAAGCTTATTTTGAAGCTCATTTCAGGAAGAAGGGTCTTCTTTGTCCAAATTCATCTGATTGCCATAATGATGGAGAATATCAAACTGGTGAAAAGGATGTCTTGGAGAGCAGAGAACAATTTGAGCATGTAAATGAAGGTAGCCACTATGCTCTCTTTGATGAGAGCCCTAATGGTTCTGAGTATCATGGAGAGTACGAAGTGACAGGATGTGAAATGAAAAATCCAGGCTTTTCATTCTCTGTCCCTCAGATGGAATCTGCTTTGAATAATGCTGATGTTTTGGTAGATTATGTTAATGCTGAGGAAACACGTCAAGTTGAAATTGACTGTGACAAATTTCTCTCAGTTAATGATGGACCTGAGATAACAATAGATCACAGTCCTAATGGTGATGCTGTAAAGGCTGATAAATCATATAAATCCATAGCTAATTTCGAACCAGGGATTGAAGAAAATCAGAACTTTGATTGTGATACAGTAAATGCtgaaaaatcatcaaaaggCACTGATCCATCCCCCAAGACTGGACCAGCTGTGACAGTTGACATAACTAGCTTGGAGCATTCACCAAATCCTTCTCCAAAG TTGAGGGCTGCAACGGAAACCAAACCTTCGAAGCCCAGAGTGAAGTCTCAGGCCAATGTTGTCCGTGTCAAGAGAGACATTTCTGGTGCTTCATCTAAAGATCCTCCAAAGAAACCAAGTAGAAAGGAAAGGGAGAATTCACTAGGAAATAATTTAGAAAAGAATTCAGCAAGAGTTGATGTTCAAACTACACATGCTGTACACAGAACTCCAATCTTAGAG GATTCTAGAAGTCGGAAGGCAAAATTAATTCATGACAATAAAAG TGGTGAAAAAGAATCAAGGAGAAAGAAAGTCGGTGAATCCCAGTCCTCTTCAACAAAGACTGAACCAAGTGGACATCAAAGAGGAAACAG GCTTGATCATACTGTGAATTCAACAAAGGCAGATGCAAAACTAGGTGCTGCAGTTTTCAGTTTCAAAAGCGACGAACGAGCGGAAAGGAGGAAAGAG CTGGAGAAAAAAATGCATGCCAAGGAGGCTGAGATTAATCAGATCCAAGCAAAAACACAG GAAAAGACAGAAGCTGAGATAAAACAATTCCGGAGAAGCCTAAACTTCAAAGCAATGCCTATGCCTTCTTTCTATCATGTAGCTGTATCTCCAGGGTCTGATGGGAAGAAG GCTGTATTAAGTAACAACAAATGTAATAAAGCACAAACTAAGTCAACAAGTCCAGGTAGTAGAGCTGCTGCCGGATCAAAATCGTGTTCTAAGGCAGGAAATGACCAAGCCCTCTATACCAGTGAATCTGTAAACACAACTGAACCACTTGATGCCTCAAATGAGACCAACTGCCCTACAGCTGAGCACTCTGAAGGCAGTGCAATCTCTCAGACTCCATCTACCAACCGAAGCTACTTCCCAGAAGCTACAGCTGGAAATGAGGTTGTCGGGAGGAAGGAACGAGAGAAGGAGAAGGATACTGGTTTGCATAAAGGTTGTGTATCAGAAAGTCATAAGGTGACAAAAGGCCAAAGGATTGAGGGGAAGCAGAGAGTGGGAGCCCAGACAAGTAGCAATGAGTTGGCAAGAAAGGACATGAAACACGTTGGCATTGGCAGCAGATCTCGAATGGGCAATCTAGCAGTTGGTGTTGCCTCTTGA
- the LOC132179262 gene encoding protein WVD2-like 7 isoform X1 — translation MAGEIDESYSFSFQQADSLHSGSISFGRFENEPLSWERRSSFSHNKYLEEVEKCSKPGSVIEKKAYFEAHFRKKGLLCPNSSDCHNDGEYQTGEKDVLESREQFEHVNEGSHYALFDESPNGSEYHGEYEVTGCEMKNPGFSFSVPQMESALNNADVLVDYVNAEETRQVEIDCDKFLSVNDGPEITIDHSPNGDAVKADKSYKSIANFEPGIEENQNFDCDTVNAEKSSKGTDPSPKTGPAVTVDITSLEHSPNPSPKLRAATETKPSKPRVKSQANVVRVKRDISGASSKDPPKKPSRKERENSLGNNLEKNSARVDVQTTHAVHRTPILEDSRSRKAKLIHDNKSGEKESRRKKVGESQSSSTKTEPSGHQRGNRLDHTVNSTKADAKLGAAVFSFKSDERAERRKEFYMKLEKKMHAKEAEINQIQAKTQEKTEAEIKQFRRSLNFKAMPMPSFYHVAVSPGSDGKKAVLSNNKCNKAQTKSTSPGSRAAAGSKSCSKAGNDQALYTSESVNTTEPLDASNETNCPTAEHSEGSAISQTPSTNRSYFPEATAGNEVVGRKEREKEKDTGLHKGCVSESHKVTKGQRIEGKQRVGAQTSSNELARKDMKHVGIGSRSRMGNLAVGVAS, via the exons ATGGCGGGAGAGATTGATGAATCGTATAGCTTTAGCTTTCAG CAGGCAGATTCTCTACACTCTGGTTCTATATCATTTGGAAGGTTTGAAAATGAACCCTTATCTTGGGAGAGGAGATCATCTTTCTCACACAACAAGTACCTTGAAGAGGTTGAGAAATGCTCAAAACCGGGTTCAGTTATTGAGAAGAAAGCTTATTTTGAAGCTCATTTCAGGAAGAAGGGTCTTCTTTGTCCAAATTCATCTGATTGCCATAATGATGGAGAATATCAAACTGGTGAAAAGGATGTCTTGGAGAGCAGAGAACAATTTGAGCATGTAAATGAAGGTAGCCACTATGCTCTCTTTGATGAGAGCCCTAATGGTTCTGAGTATCATGGAGAGTACGAAGTGACAGGATGTGAAATGAAAAATCCAGGCTTTTCATTCTCTGTCCCTCAGATGGAATCTGCTTTGAATAATGCTGATGTTTTGGTAGATTATGTTAATGCTGAGGAAACACGTCAAGTTGAAATTGACTGTGACAAATTTCTCTCAGTTAATGATGGACCTGAGATAACAATAGATCACAGTCCTAATGGTGATGCTGTAAAGGCTGATAAATCATATAAATCCATAGCTAATTTCGAACCAGGGATTGAAGAAAATCAGAACTTTGATTGTGATACAGTAAATGCtgaaaaatcatcaaaaggCACTGATCCATCCCCCAAGACTGGACCAGCTGTGACAGTTGACATAACTAGCTTGGAGCATTCACCAAATCCTTCTCCAAAG TTGAGGGCTGCAACGGAAACCAAACCTTCGAAGCCCAGAGTGAAGTCTCAGGCCAATGTTGTCCGTGTCAAGAGAGACATTTCTGGTGCTTCATCTAAAGATCCTCCAAAGAAACCAAGTAGAAAGGAAAGGGAGAATTCACTAGGAAATAATTTAGAAAAGAATTCAGCAAGAGTTGATGTTCAAACTACACATGCTGTACACAGAACTCCAATCTTAGAG GATTCTAGAAGTCGGAAGGCAAAATTAATTCATGACAATAAAAG TGGTGAAAAAGAATCAAGGAGAAAGAAAGTCGGTGAATCCCAGTCCTCTTCAACAAAGACTGAACCAAGTGGACATCAAAGAGGAAACAG GCTTGATCATACTGTGAATTCAACAAAGGCAGATGCAAAACTAGGTGCTGCAGTTTTCAGTTTCAAAAGCGACGAACGAGCGGAAAGGAGGAAAGAG TTCTATATGAAGCTGGAGAAAAAAATGCATGCCAAGGAGGCTGAGATTAATCAGATCCAAGCAAAAACACAG GAAAAGACAGAAGCTGAGATAAAACAATTCCGGAGAAGCCTAAACTTCAAAGCAATGCCTATGCCTTCTTTCTATCATGTAGCTGTATCTCCAGGGTCTGATGGGAAGAAG GCTGTATTAAGTAACAACAAATGTAATAAAGCACAAACTAAGTCAACAAGTCCAGGTAGTAGAGCTGCTGCCGGATCAAAATCGTGTTCTAAGGCAGGAAATGACCAAGCCCTCTATACCAGTGAATCTGTAAACACAACTGAACCACTTGATGCCTCAAATGAGACCAACTGCCCTACAGCTGAGCACTCTGAAGGCAGTGCAATCTCTCAGACTCCATCTACCAACCGAAGCTACTTCCCAGAAGCTACAGCTGGAAATGAGGTTGTCGGGAGGAAGGAACGAGAGAAGGAGAAGGATACTGGTTTGCATAAAGGTTGTGTATCAGAAAGTCATAAGGTGACAAAAGGCCAAAGGATTGAGGGGAAGCAGAGAGTGGGAGCCCAGACAAGTAGCAATGAGTTGGCAAGAAAGGACATGAAACACGTTGGCATTGGCAGCAGATCTCGAATGGGCAATCTAGCAGTTGGTGTTGCCTCTTGA
- the LOC132179262 gene encoding protein WVD2-like 7 isoform X2 encodes MAGEIDESYSFSFQADSLHSGSISFGRFENEPLSWERRSSFSHNKYLEEVEKCSKPGSVIEKKAYFEAHFRKKGLLCPNSSDCHNDGEYQTGEKDVLESREQFEHVNEGSHYALFDESPNGSEYHGEYEVTGCEMKNPGFSFSVPQMESALNNADVLVDYVNAEETRQVEIDCDKFLSVNDGPEITIDHSPNGDAVKADKSYKSIANFEPGIEENQNFDCDTVNAEKSSKGTDPSPKTGPAVTVDITSLEHSPNPSPKLRAATETKPSKPRVKSQANVVRVKRDISGASSKDPPKKPSRKERENSLGNNLEKNSARVDVQTTHAVHRTPILEDSRSRKAKLIHDNKSGEKESRRKKVGESQSSSTKTEPSGHQRGNRLDHTVNSTKADAKLGAAVFSFKSDERAERRKEFYMKLEKKMHAKEAEINQIQAKTQEKTEAEIKQFRRSLNFKAMPMPSFYHVAVSPGSDGKKAVLSNNKCNKAQTKSTSPGSRAAAGSKSCSKAGNDQALYTSESVNTTEPLDASNETNCPTAEHSEGSAISQTPSTNRSYFPEATAGNEVVGRKEREKEKDTGLHKGCVSESHKVTKGQRIEGKQRVGAQTSSNELARKDMKHVGIGSRSRMGNLAVGVAS; translated from the exons ATGGCGGGAGAGATTGATGAATCGTATAGCTTTAGCTTTCAG GCAGATTCTCTACACTCTGGTTCTATATCATTTGGAAGGTTTGAAAATGAACCCTTATCTTGGGAGAGGAGATCATCTTTCTCACACAACAAGTACCTTGAAGAGGTTGAGAAATGCTCAAAACCGGGTTCAGTTATTGAGAAGAAAGCTTATTTTGAAGCTCATTTCAGGAAGAAGGGTCTTCTTTGTCCAAATTCATCTGATTGCCATAATGATGGAGAATATCAAACTGGTGAAAAGGATGTCTTGGAGAGCAGAGAACAATTTGAGCATGTAAATGAAGGTAGCCACTATGCTCTCTTTGATGAGAGCCCTAATGGTTCTGAGTATCATGGAGAGTACGAAGTGACAGGATGTGAAATGAAAAATCCAGGCTTTTCATTCTCTGTCCCTCAGATGGAATCTGCTTTGAATAATGCTGATGTTTTGGTAGATTATGTTAATGCTGAGGAAACACGTCAAGTTGAAATTGACTGTGACAAATTTCTCTCAGTTAATGATGGACCTGAGATAACAATAGATCACAGTCCTAATGGTGATGCTGTAAAGGCTGATAAATCATATAAATCCATAGCTAATTTCGAACCAGGGATTGAAGAAAATCAGAACTTTGATTGTGATACAGTAAATGCtgaaaaatcatcaaaaggCACTGATCCATCCCCCAAGACTGGACCAGCTGTGACAGTTGACATAACTAGCTTGGAGCATTCACCAAATCCTTCTCCAAAG TTGAGGGCTGCAACGGAAACCAAACCTTCGAAGCCCAGAGTGAAGTCTCAGGCCAATGTTGTCCGTGTCAAGAGAGACATTTCTGGTGCTTCATCTAAAGATCCTCCAAAGAAACCAAGTAGAAAGGAAAGGGAGAATTCACTAGGAAATAATTTAGAAAAGAATTCAGCAAGAGTTGATGTTCAAACTACACATGCTGTACACAGAACTCCAATCTTAGAG GATTCTAGAAGTCGGAAGGCAAAATTAATTCATGACAATAAAAG TGGTGAAAAAGAATCAAGGAGAAAGAAAGTCGGTGAATCCCAGTCCTCTTCAACAAAGACTGAACCAAGTGGACATCAAAGAGGAAACAG GCTTGATCATACTGTGAATTCAACAAAGGCAGATGCAAAACTAGGTGCTGCAGTTTTCAGTTTCAAAAGCGACGAACGAGCGGAAAGGAGGAAAGAG TTCTATATGAAGCTGGAGAAAAAAATGCATGCCAAGGAGGCTGAGATTAATCAGATCCAAGCAAAAACACAG GAAAAGACAGAAGCTGAGATAAAACAATTCCGGAGAAGCCTAAACTTCAAAGCAATGCCTATGCCTTCTTTCTATCATGTAGCTGTATCTCCAGGGTCTGATGGGAAGAAG GCTGTATTAAGTAACAACAAATGTAATAAAGCACAAACTAAGTCAACAAGTCCAGGTAGTAGAGCTGCTGCCGGATCAAAATCGTGTTCTAAGGCAGGAAATGACCAAGCCCTCTATACCAGTGAATCTGTAAACACAACTGAACCACTTGATGCCTCAAATGAGACCAACTGCCCTACAGCTGAGCACTCTGAAGGCAGTGCAATCTCTCAGACTCCATCTACCAACCGAAGCTACTTCCCAGAAGCTACAGCTGGAAATGAGGTTGTCGGGAGGAAGGAACGAGAGAAGGAGAAGGATACTGGTTTGCATAAAGGTTGTGTATCAGAAAGTCATAAGGTGACAAAAGGCCAAAGGATTGAGGGGAAGCAGAGAGTGGGAGCCCAGACAAGTAGCAATGAGTTGGCAAGAAAGGACATGAAACACGTTGGCATTGGCAGCAGATCTCGAATGGGCAATCTAGCAGTTGGTGTTGCCTCTTGA
- the LOC132179258 gene encoding classical arabinogalactan protein 9-like: protein MATQVFSTTLFLALIIFLNIPGFTRPDDACPYPCYPPPTGTGSVTPTTPTTTTTPPSQTVSYPPPAGYNPSPVGYLPYNPPPATGTLFASPPPPDPILPYFPYYYKKPLHSTSDQSSAATLGRSAAMISPANLLVFVYILYFYVAN from the coding sequence ATGGCTACACAAGTTTTCTCCACTACCCTTTTCCTCGCCTTAATAATATTTCTGAATATTCCCGGCTTCACAAGGCCCGACGACGCCTGCCCATATCCATGTTATCCACCGCCCACCGGCACCGGCTCCGTCACCCCGACAACTCCGACAACCACCACTACACCGCCGTCCCAGACCGTCTCGTACCCGCCTCCAGCTGGATACAACCCTTCACCGGTGGGATATTTACCATACAACCCTCCACCTGCCACAGGTACTTTATTTGCTTCCCCTCCCCCTCCTGACCCCATCTTGCCCTACTTCCCGTACTACTACAAAAAACCTCTTCATTCCACGTCCGATCAGTCTTCGGCAGCCACTCTTGGAAGATCAGCAGCCATGATTTCCCCGGCtaatcttcttgtttttgtttatattttatatttttatgttgctAATTAG